One Bombus pyrosoma isolate SC7728 linkage group LG9, ASM1482585v1, whole genome shotgun sequence genomic window carries:
- the LOC122570743 gene encoding GSK-3-binding protein-like translates to MPSAEETTYLIEVVPNTTQDFLSRDVDLLVSQIKENLRLSSLKAKSSISQKNRPSPYQIPSRSWADPNNCEMCGMKNTGGHDHRHHLAHHHHHHKRPTTRDDDPYELLQELLREGGLIKEAVKRLQANLVDLDNSEEEDDEQSSTIYRRKPYFYDSEDEQLPPVYKPLEL, encoded by the coding sequence ATGCCGAGCGCCGAGGAAACAACCTACTTGATCGAGGTAGTGCCCAATACGACGCAGGACTTCCTCTCTCGCGACGTCGATCTTCTTGTCTCTCAAATCAAGGAGAACCTTCGACTATCCAGTTTGAAAGCTAAATCTAGCATCAGTCAGAAAAACCGACCATCACCATATCAAATACCTTCGAGGTCTTGGGCAGATCCTAATAACTGTGAGATGTGCGGCATGAAGAACACCGGTGGTCACGATCATCGTCATCACTTAGctcatcatcatcaccatcaCAAAAGGCCGACAACGAGAGACGACGACCCGTATGAGCTTTTACAAGAATTGCTCAGAGAAGGTGGTTTGATAAAAGAGGCTGTGAAGAGACTTCAAGCGAATCTCGTCGATCTGGATAATTCCGAGGAGGAAGATGATGAACAATCGTCGACGATTTATCGGAGAAAACCGTACTTCTACGATTCAGAGGACGAACAGTTACCACCGGTGTACAAACCACTTGAGCtgtga
- the LOC122570746 gene encoding bolA-like protein 3: MFGRVFMSNFRNISLLSRVWNGPNRALAGRNAEQKMISILRNKFPQAKLIEVNDVSGGCGAMFEINVIAPEFKGLNTIKQHRLINDALKEEIKDMHGVRIYTSVPEA; the protein is encoded by the exons ATGTTCGGTCGTGTGTTTATGtcaaattttcgtaatatttcg CTTCTATCAAGGGTATGGAATGGACCCAACAGGGCATTGGCTGGTAGAAATGCTGaacaaaaaatgatatcaattctaagaaacaaatttcctcAAGCTAAACTTATAGAAGTTAATGATGTCTCAG GAGGATGTGGTGcaatgtttgaaataaatgttattgcACCAGAATTCAAAGGATTGAACACTATTAAGCAGcatcgattaattaacgat GCGCTTAAAGAAGAGATTAAGGATATGCATGGAGTAAGAATATATACAAGCGTTCCTGAAGCTTag